One window from the genome of Equus quagga isolate Etosha38 unplaced genomic scaffold, UCLA_HA_Equagga_1.0 270_RagTag, whole genome shotgun sequence encodes:
- the LOC124233913 gene encoding zinc finger protein 484-like isoform X1 — protein MTKSLGSVSFKDVTVDFSREEWQQLDLAQKSLYRDVTLENYFNLLSVGCQVPKPEIVFHLEHGEEPCLLDGEISSQSCLGGNIGFKTSLQGMSEEVSVQFERINLFTRDDPYSILEELWQGDEQTRRYEGNQNKHLSHVTFINKETLTNGRDCECKDLGKIVPVNTHLVPSRKRLCSHDSFGKSLKPIVSSCNYNENNATENLDEIVGCSNIFTHMNSHTEMNACECNQCKKLLSHKQVLIQHQKVHTGENLCLFSDCIKIFTQKSHFFALQSIYTEEKQLDCSKCETVFTQNSQLPVPQKVYTGEKPYICAKYEKDFSLRSNREKTHTEENHYKCNKYGKVFIQKSDLFSYQGIHTGEKPYEYSECGENISQNSNLNVHKKKIHTGEKHFGCTECGKAFTRKSTLIMHQKIHTGEKPYVCTECGKAFIRKSHFITHERIHTGEKPYECSDCGKCFIKKSQLHVHQRIHTGENPFICSECGKVFTHKTNLIIHQKIHTGERPYICTECGKAFTDRSNLIKHQKIHTGEKPYKCSDCGKSFTWKSRLRIHQKCHTGERHYECSECGKAFIQKSTLSMHQRIHRGEKPYVCTECGKAFFHKSHFITHERIHTGEKPYECSDCGKSFTKKSQLHVHQQIHTGEKPYRCAECGKAFTDRSNLFTHQKIHTGEKPYKCSDCGKAFTRKSGLHIHQQSHTGERHYECSECGKAFARKSTLIMHQRIHTGEKPYICTECGKSFIQKSHLNRHRRIHTGEKPYECSHCGKAFIKKSQLHEHHRIHTGEKPYICAECGKAFTIRSNLIKHQKIHTKQKHYKSTDFRKALNWKPQLSIHQKSDTGEAECPVP, from the exons ATGACCAAGTCCCTG GGATCTGTGTCGTTCAAGGATGTCACTGTAGACTTCAGCAgagaggagtggcagcagttGGACCTCGCTCAGAAAAGCCTGTACAGGGATGTGACGCTGGAGAACTATTTCAACCTGCTCTCAGTGG GGTGTCAAGTTCCCAAACCAGAAATCGTTTTCCACTTGGAGCACGGAGAAGAGCCGTGTCTGTTGGATGGTGAAATCTCAAGTCAGAGCTGTCTAG gtGGGAATATTGGCTTCAAAACTTCATTACAGGGAATGTCTGAAGAAGTTTCAGTCCAGTTTGAGAGAATTAATCTCTTCACAAGAGATGACCCATATTCCATTTTAGAAGAATTGTGGCAAGGTGATGAACAGACAAGGAGATATGAGGGAAACCAGAACAAACATTTAAGTCATGTCACCTtcatcaacaaggaaacactaaCTAATGGGAGGGACTGTGAGTGTAAGGACCTTGGGAAAATAGTTCCTGTAAACACACACCTTGTTCCTTCAAGAAAAAGACTCTGTAGCCATGACTCTTTTGGAAAGAGTTTGAAGCCTATTGTAAGCTCATGtaattataatgaaaacaatgcAACAGAAAATCTTGATGAGATTGTGGGATGTAGTAATATTTTCACTCATATGAATTCTCATACAGAAATGAATGCTTGTGAATGTAATCAATGTAAGAAACTTCTGAGTCATAAGCAAGTTCTCATTCAACATCAAAAAGTTCATACTGGGGAGAAcctctgtttattttctgattgtaTAAAAATTTTCACCCAGAAGTCACACTTCTTTGCACTTCAAAGTATTTACACTGAAGAGAAACAGCTTGATTGCAGCAAATGTGAGACAGTCTTCACCCAGAACTCCCAACTTCCTGTACCTCAGAAGGTttatacaggagagaaaccctatataTGCGCTAAATATGAGAAGGACTTTTCCCTCAGGTCAAACCGTGAGAAAACTCATACTGAGGAGAATCActataaatgcaataaatatgGAAAAGTTTTTATCCAGAAGTCAGATCTGTTTAGCTACCAGggaattcatactggagaaaaaccctatgaatacaGTGAATGTGGGGAAAACATCTCACAGAATTCAAACCTCAatgtacataaaaaaaaaattcatactggagagaagcaTTTTGGATGTactgaatgtggaaaagccttcacaAGGAAATCAACACTAATTATGCATCAGAAAATtcatacaggagaaaaaccctatgTATGCAccgaatgtgggaaagcctttatccGGAAGTCACATTTTATTACACAtgagagaattcatactggagagaaaccttatgaatgcagTGACTGTGGGAAGTGCTTTATAAAGAAGTCACAACTCCATGTGCATCAGCgaattcacacaggagagaatCCTTTCATATGTTCAGAATGTGGCAAGGTCTTCACTCACAAGACGAATCTCATTATACACCAgaaaattcatactggagagagacCCTATATATGTactgaatgtgggaaggcctttactGACAGGTCAAATCTCATTAAACACCAAAAaatccatactggagagaaaccctataaatgcaGTGACTGTGGAAAATCATTCACCTGGAAGTCACGGCTGAGGATACATCAAAAATGTCATACTGGAGAGAGACATtatgaatgcagtgaatgtgggaaagcattCATTCAGAAGTCAACACTAAGTATGCACCAGAGAATTCATAGAGGAGAAAAGCCCTATGTTTGCactgaatgtgggaaggccttcttCCACAAGTCACATTTTATTACACAtgagagaattcatactggagagaaaccttatgaatgcagTGATTGTGGGAAATCCTTCACTAAGAAATCCCAGCTCCATGTACATCAGCAaattcacacaggagaaaaaccctaCAGATGTGCTGAATGTGGAAAGGCTTTCACTGACAGATCAAATCTCTTTACACACCAgaaaattcatactggagagaaaccctataaatgtagtGACTGTGGAAAAGCCTTCACTCGGAAGTCAGGCCTCCATATACATCAGCAGTCTCATACTGGAGAAAGACattatgagtgcagtgaatgtgggaaagcctttgcAAGAAAATCAACACTAATtatgcatcagagaattcatacaggggagaaaccctacATTTGTACTGAATGTGGAAAGTCCTTCATCCAGAAATCACACTTAAATCGACATCGGAGAATTCATACTGGGGAGAAACCATATGAATGCAGTCACTGTGGGAAGGCCTTCATTAAGAAGTCACAACTCCATGAGCATCATCgaattcacacaggagagaaaccatataTATGTGCAGAATGTGGAAAGGCCTTCACCATCAGATCAAACCTTATAAAACACCAGAAAATTCATACTAAACAGAAACACTATAAATCCACTGACTTTAGAAAAGCTTTAAACTGGAAGCCACAACTCAGTATACATCAGAAATCTGATACTGGGGAAGCTGAGTGCCCAGTGCCATGA
- the LOC124233913 gene encoding zinc finger protein 484-like isoform X2, whose protein sequence is MSEEVSVQFERINLFTRDDPYSILEELWQGDEQTRRYEGNQNKHLSHVTFINKETLTNGRDCECKDLGKIVPVNTHLVPSRKRLCSHDSFGKSLKPIVSSCNYNENNATENLDEIVGCSNIFTHMNSHTEMNACECNQCKKLLSHKQVLIQHQKVHTGENLCLFSDCIKIFTQKSHFFALQSIYTEEKQLDCSKCETVFTQNSQLPVPQKVYTGEKPYICAKYEKDFSLRSNREKTHTEENHYKCNKYGKVFIQKSDLFSYQGIHTGEKPYEYSECGENISQNSNLNVHKKKIHTGEKHFGCTECGKAFTRKSTLIMHQKIHTGEKPYVCTECGKAFIRKSHFITHERIHTGEKPYECSDCGKCFIKKSQLHVHQRIHTGENPFICSECGKVFTHKTNLIIHQKIHTGERPYICTECGKAFTDRSNLIKHQKIHTGEKPYKCSDCGKSFTWKSRLRIHQKCHTGERHYECSECGKAFIQKSTLSMHQRIHRGEKPYVCTECGKAFFHKSHFITHERIHTGEKPYECSDCGKSFTKKSQLHVHQQIHTGEKPYRCAECGKAFTDRSNLFTHQKIHTGEKPYKCSDCGKAFTRKSGLHIHQQSHTGERHYECSECGKAFARKSTLIMHQRIHTGEKPYICTECGKSFIQKSHLNRHRRIHTGEKPYECSHCGKAFIKKSQLHEHHRIHTGEKPYICAECGKAFTIRSNLIKHQKIHTKQKHYKSTDFRKALNWKPQLSIHQKSDTGEAECPVP, encoded by the coding sequence ATGTCTGAAGAAGTTTCAGTCCAGTTTGAGAGAATTAATCTCTTCACAAGAGATGACCCATATTCCATTTTAGAAGAATTGTGGCAAGGTGATGAACAGACAAGGAGATATGAGGGAAACCAGAACAAACATTTAAGTCATGTCACCTtcatcaacaaggaaacactaaCTAATGGGAGGGACTGTGAGTGTAAGGACCTTGGGAAAATAGTTCCTGTAAACACACACCTTGTTCCTTCAAGAAAAAGACTCTGTAGCCATGACTCTTTTGGAAAGAGTTTGAAGCCTATTGTAAGCTCATGtaattataatgaaaacaatgcAACAGAAAATCTTGATGAGATTGTGGGATGTAGTAATATTTTCACTCATATGAATTCTCATACAGAAATGAATGCTTGTGAATGTAATCAATGTAAGAAACTTCTGAGTCATAAGCAAGTTCTCATTCAACATCAAAAAGTTCATACTGGGGAGAAcctctgtttattttctgattgtaTAAAAATTTTCACCCAGAAGTCACACTTCTTTGCACTTCAAAGTATTTACACTGAAGAGAAACAGCTTGATTGCAGCAAATGTGAGACAGTCTTCACCCAGAACTCCCAACTTCCTGTACCTCAGAAGGTttatacaggagagaaaccctatataTGCGCTAAATATGAGAAGGACTTTTCCCTCAGGTCAAACCGTGAGAAAACTCATACTGAGGAGAATCActataaatgcaataaatatgGAAAAGTTTTTATCCAGAAGTCAGATCTGTTTAGCTACCAGggaattcatactggagaaaaaccctatgaatacaGTGAATGTGGGGAAAACATCTCACAGAATTCAAACCTCAatgtacataaaaaaaaaattcatactggagagaagcaTTTTGGATGTactgaatgtggaaaagccttcacaAGGAAATCAACACTAATTATGCATCAGAAAATtcatacaggagaaaaaccctatgTATGCAccgaatgtgggaaagcctttatccGGAAGTCACATTTTATTACACAtgagagaattcatactggagagaaaccttatgaatgcagTGACTGTGGGAAGTGCTTTATAAAGAAGTCACAACTCCATGTGCATCAGCgaattcacacaggagagaatCCTTTCATATGTTCAGAATGTGGCAAGGTCTTCACTCACAAGACGAATCTCATTATACACCAgaaaattcatactggagagagacCCTATATATGTactgaatgtgggaaggcctttactGACAGGTCAAATCTCATTAAACACCAAAAaatccatactggagagaaaccctataaatgcaGTGACTGTGGAAAATCATTCACCTGGAAGTCACGGCTGAGGATACATCAAAAATGTCATACTGGAGAGAGACATtatgaatgcagtgaatgtgggaaagcattCATTCAGAAGTCAACACTAAGTATGCACCAGAGAATTCATAGAGGAGAAAAGCCCTATGTTTGCactgaatgtgggaaggccttcttCCACAAGTCACATTTTATTACACAtgagagaattcatactggagagaaaccttatgaatgcagTGATTGTGGGAAATCCTTCACTAAGAAATCCCAGCTCCATGTACATCAGCAaattcacacaggagaaaaaccctaCAGATGTGCTGAATGTGGAAAGGCTTTCACTGACAGATCAAATCTCTTTACACACCAgaaaattcatactggagagaaaccctataaatgtagtGACTGTGGAAAAGCCTTCACTCGGAAGTCAGGCCTCCATATACATCAGCAGTCTCATACTGGAGAAAGACattatgagtgcagtgaatgtgggaaagcctttgcAAGAAAATCAACACTAATtatgcatcagagaattcatacaggggagaaaccctacATTTGTACTGAATGTGGAAAGTCCTTCATCCAGAAATCACACTTAAATCGACATCGGAGAATTCATACTGGGGAGAAACCATATGAATGCAGTCACTGTGGGAAGGCCTTCATTAAGAAGTCACAACTCCATGAGCATCATCgaattcacacaggagagaaaccatataTATGTGCAGAATGTGGAAAGGCCTTCACCATCAGATCAAACCTTATAAAACACCAGAAAATTCATACTAAACAGAAACACTATAAATCCACTGACTTTAGAAAAGCTTTAAACTGGAAGCCACAACTCAGTATACATCAGAAATCTGATACTGGGGAAGCTGAGTGCCCAGTGCCATGA